The following are encoded together in the Chaetodon auriga isolate fChaAug3 chromosome 4, fChaAug3.hap1, whole genome shotgun sequence genome:
- the rcor3 gene encoding REST corepressor 3 — translation MPGMMDKGSEYLGKGRSNGTKSPSNASNGHFSDESGSDDEHDVGMRVGADYQANIPEFEPGSTKYSDKDSGGMLVWSPYHTIVDSKLDEYIAIAKEKHGYNVEQALGMLFWHKHNIEKSLADLPNFTPFPDEWTVEDKVLFEQAFSFHGKSFHRIQQMLPDKSISSLVKYYYSWKKTRSRTSLMDRQARKLANRSNQDDSDEEMEEANPIEANDSDYDPNKETKKENQAEPTVPGSKVALGRREHQTLQHRHHQRSRCRPPKGMYLTQEDVVAVSCSASAANTLLRQLDMELVSLKRQVQNAKQMNSGLKHLLESGIEEFRLSECNQKVNARWTTDEQLLAVQGVRKYGKDFQAIADVIGNKTVGQVKNFFVNYRRRFNLDEVLQEWEAEQGTRAPNGDSATSGEEGKNSSTTPSGKSTDEEDEEGQVTSGASPAASSASSVQIPVTSSASSSSLHQPPPLLRPSLPATPSLHRQPPPLQQQARFLQPRPTLQQPPPLIRPSNPLPPRLNPRPPAPMTLCGNPGGSGPSSAQQPPGLAVHQSETASSSSLH, via the exons ATGCCGGGAATGATGGATAAAGGCTCGGAGTATTTAGGGAAAGGTCGCTCAAACGGCACCAAGAGTCCGTCCAACGCCTCTAACGGACATTTTTCTGACGAAAGCGGCAGCGACGACGAACACG ATGTGGGGATGCGGGTCGGAGCCGATTATCAGGCCAACATCCCGGAGTTCGAGCCCG GTTCCACGAAGTACTCGGACAAAGACAGCGGAGGGATGCTGGTTTGGTCTCCGTATCACACCATCGTCGACTCCAAAT TGGACGAATACATCGCCATCGCCAAAGAGAAACACGGATACAACGTGGAGCAG GCGCTCGGCATGCTCTtctggcacaaacacaacatcgAGAAGTCTCTGGCCGACCTGCCGAACTTCACCCCGTTCCCAGACGAGTGGACGGTGGAGGACAAGGTGCTGTTCGAACAGGCCTTCAGCTTCCACGGCAAGAGCTTCCACCGCATCCAGCAGATG TTACCGGACAAATCCATCTCCAGTCTGGTGAAGTACTACTACTCCTGGAAGAAGACTCGCTCCAGGACGAGTCTGATGGACCGACAGGCTCGAAAACTGGCCAACAGGAGCAACCAGGACGACAG tgatgaggagatggaggaggccaATCCCATCGAAGCCAACGACAGCGACTACGACCCCAACAAGGAAACCAAGAAAGAG AACCAGGCGGAGCCGACGGTGCCGGGCTCGAAGGTGGCTTTGGGTCGGCGGGAGCACCAGACCCTGCAGCACCGACACCACCAGCGCTCCCGCTGCCGCCCCCCCAAAGGCATGTACCTGACCCAGGAGGACGTGGTGGCCGTGTCCTGCAGCGCCTCCGCAGCCAACACCCTCCTCCGTCAGCTGGACATGGAGCTGGTGTCCCTCAAGAGACAG GTGCAGAATGCCAAACAGATGAACAGCGGACTGAAACACCTGTTGGAGTCCGGGATCGAAGAGTTCAGGCTGTCTGAG TGTAACCAGAAGGTGAACGCCCGCTGGACCACAGACGAGCAGCTCCTGGCTGTTCAAG GTGTCAGGAAGTACGGAAAAGACTTCCAGGCCATCGCCGACGTCATCGGGAACAAGACGGTGGGACAGGTGAAGAACTTCTTTGTGAACTATCGGCGGCGGTTCAACCTGGACGAGGTGCTGCAGGAGTGGGAGGCCGAACAGGGAACACGAGCTCCCAACGGAGACAGCGCCACCtctggagaggaggggaagaacAGCTCCACCACCCCGTCAGGGAAGAGCACCGACGAAGAGGACGAAGAG GGTCAGGTGACCTCAGGTGCgtctcctgctgcctcctctgcttcttcagTTCAGATTCCAGTGACGTccagcgcctcctcctcctccctccaccagccccctcccctcctgcgGCCCTCCCTCCCAGCCACGCCCTCCCTGCACCGTCAGCCCCCGCCCCTCCAACAACAGGCCCGCTTCCTGCAGCCCCGCCCCACCCTGCAGCAGCCCCCACCTCTCATCCGCCCCTCCAACCCCCTGCCCCCCCGCCTTAACCCGCGCCCACCCGCCCCCATGACCCTCTGTGGGAACCCGGGGGGATCAGGTCCAAGCTCCGCCCAGCAGCCCCCAGGCTTGGctgtccaccaatcagagacggcctcgtcctcctccctccactaA